A genome region from Euphorbia lathyris chromosome 4, ddEupLath1.1, whole genome shotgun sequence includes the following:
- the LOC136226451 gene encoding UDP-glucuronic acid decarboxylase 5-like, whose protein sequence is MAKEVSNGDHSSSAKPPPTPSPLRFSKFFQSNMRILVTGGAGFIGSHLVDRLMENEKNEVVVVDNYFTGSKDNLKKWIGHPRFELMRHDVTEPLLIEVDQIYHLACPASPIFYKYNPVKTIKTNVMGTMNMLGLAKRVGARILLTSTSEVYGDPLIHPQDESYWGNVNPIGVRSCYDEGKRVAETLMFDYHRQHGIEIRIARIFNTYGPRMNIDDGRVVSNFIAQAIRNESLTVQAPGTQTRSFCYVSDMVDGLIRLMQGENTGPINIGNPGEFTMLELAETVKELINPEVEIVSVENTPDDPRQRKPDITKAKELLGWEPKIKLREGLPLMEDDFRLRLGVPRNK, encoded by the exons ATGGCCAAGGAAGTTTCTAATGGAGATCATAGCTCCTCAGCTAAGCCACCACCAACCCCTTCACCTTTGAGATTTTCCAAGTTCTTTCAG TCAAACATGAGAATTTTGGTCACTGGAGGAGCTGGATTTATTGGCTCTCACCTCGTAGACAGGTTGATGGAAAACGAAAAGAATGAG GTTGTTGTTGTGGATAACTACTTCACTGGCTCAAAGGACAATCTAAAGAAATGGATTGGTCATCCAAGATTTGAGCTCATGCGTCATG ATGTCACCGAACCGTTGCTTATTGAGGTTGACCAAATATACCACCTTGCTTGCCCAGCATCTCCAATTTTCTACAAATACAATCCTGTAAAG ACCATAAAAACAAATGTGATGGGCACAATGAACATGTTGGGGCTTGCCAAGCGTGTTGGAGCAAG GATTTTGCTTACTTCAACTTCAGAGGTGTACGGAGATCCACTTATACATCCCCAAGATGAGAGCTATTGGGGAAATGTGAACCCAATTG GAGTCCGGAGTTGTTATGATGAGGGAAAGCGAGTGGCTGAAACTTTGATGTTTGATTATCACAGACAGCATGGAATTG AGATAAGAATTGCTAGAATTTTCAACACTTATGGACCGCGCATGAACATTGATGATGGGCGCGTTGTCAGCAATTTCATAGCCCAAGCAATTCG TAACGAGTCATTGACGGTTCAAGCACCCGGAACACAAACCAGAAGTTTCTGTTATGTATCCGACATG GTTGATGGCCTTATTCGACTAATGCAAGGAGAGAACACCGGGCCAATCAACATTGGAAACCCTG GTGAATTTACTATGCTTGAACTTGCTGAGACTGTGAAGGAG CTTATCAATCCTGAAGTGGAGATTGTATCGGTGGAAAACACACCAGATGATCCTCGACAAAGGAAGCCGGACATCACAAAAGCAAAGGAGTTGCTAGGATGGGAACCTAAGATCAAGCTACGCGAGGGTCTTCCCCTCATGGAGGATGATTTCAGACTGAGGCTTGGAGTGCCCAGAAATAAGTGA